One window of the Desulfovulcanus ferrireducens genome contains the following:
- the thrS gene encoding threonine--tRNA ligase yields MVKIIGVQEDVQIESGQTFADVLKAGLSNKKRKQVVACKCDGQLFDLTRRVPEDCAEIEPIYIDSSEGLEILRHSAAHIMAEAVKDLFPTAKVTIGPSIENGFYYDFDYERPFTPEDLEKIEARMQESVAKNLPFEREELSREEAKKLFLGMNETYKLEILDELSDSRVTIYRHGDFVDLCRGPHIPSTGYLKAFKLTSVAGAYWRGDENKPMLQRIYGTAFASPKELKKYLNQLEEAKKRDHRKLGPQLDLFSFSEEAGPGMPIFHPKGALIRAILEDFERKEHLKRGYEIVQGPQLLRRELWERSGHYDNYRENMYFTEIDDQVYGIKPMNCLAHMLIYKSRMRSYRDLPVRYFELGTVHRHEKSGVLHGLLRVRQFTQDDAHIICRPDQLQDEITGVLQFVQDIMRLFDFEYEMEISTRPEKSIGSDEDWDRATKALTQALDSLGLKYDICPGDGAFYGPKIDVKLKDALGRKWQCATIQCDFTLPERFDLVYIGEDGQRHRPVMLHRVVLGAIERFLGVLIEHYAGAFPTWLAPVQARILTITDAHKPYAEKCYKDLRKAGIRVELDTRNEKLGYKVREAQMEKIPYMLIVGEKEIEQSSVNVRLRGGKNLGMKTIQEVVELIIEDMDEPFKKGGMSYRYLY; encoded by the coding sequence ATGGTCAAGATAATTGGCGTGCAGGAAGATGTTCAGATCGAGTCCGGCCAGACCTTTGCAGATGTTTTAAAAGCTGGTTTGTCCAACAAAAAAAGAAAGCAGGTAGTGGCCTGCAAATGTGATGGGCAGCTTTTTGATTTAACCCGTCGGGTTCCGGAAGATTGTGCAGAGATAGAGCCTATCTATATAGACTCCTCGGAAGGTCTGGAAATTTTACGCCACAGTGCCGCCCATATTATGGCCGAGGCTGTTAAAGATTTGTTCCCTACGGCCAAGGTGACCATTGGCCCTAGCATTGAAAACGGTTTTTACTACGATTTTGATTATGAGCGCCCCTTTACTCCGGAGGATCTGGAAAAGATAGAGGCCCGCATGCAAGAGAGCGTGGCCAAAAACCTTCCTTTTGAGCGCGAAGAATTGTCCAGGGAAGAGGCCAAGAAGCTTTTTCTTGGCATGAATGAGACCTACAAGTTAGAGATCCTGGATGAACTTTCAGATTCCAGGGTGACTATTTATCGGCATGGCGATTTTGTCGATCTTTGTCGCGGCCCGCACATTCCTTCTACTGGCTATTTAAAAGCTTTTAAGTTAACGTCTGTTGCTGGGGCTTATTGGCGAGGCGATGAGAATAAGCCCATGCTGCAGAGAATTTATGGTACTGCCTTTGCGAGCCCAAAAGAGTTAAAAAAATATTTGAATCAGTTAGAAGAGGCCAAGAAGCGTGATCACAGGAAGCTTGGTCCTCAACTGGATCTTTTCAGCTTTTCTGAAGAGGCTGGTCCCGGAATGCCTATTTTTCATCCCAAAGGGGCATTAATACGGGCTATTTTGGAGGATTTTGAGCGTAAAGAGCATCTAAAACGAGGTTATGAGATTGTTCAGGGGCCACAGCTTTTAAGGCGTGAGTTGTGGGAAAGGTCTGGTCATTACGATAATTATCGGGAGAATATGTATTTTACCGAGATTGACGACCAGGTCTATGGAATCAAACCCATGAACTGCTTGGCCCACATGCTTATTTATAAGTCCAGGATGCGCAGTTATCGGGACCTGCCCGTGCGTTATTTTGAATTAGGTACTGTTCATCGCCATGAAAAATCAGGTGTTTTGCATGGGCTACTTCGTGTGCGCCAGTTTACCCAGGACGATGCACACATTATTTGCCGCCCGGATCAGCTCCAGGACGAAATAACCGGAGTCTTGCAATTTGTGCAGGATATCATGCGGTTATTTGATTTTGAATATGAGATGGAAATTAGTACCAGGCCGGAAAAGTCCATTGGCTCTGATGAAGATTGGGACCGCGCGACCAAGGCTTTAACCCAAGCACTCGATTCACTCGGTTTAAAATATGATATTTGTCCGGGCGATGGCGCATTCTATGGTCCAAAAATTGATGTAAAACTAAAAGATGCCCTGGGGCGAAAATGGCAGTGCGCCACAATACAATGCGATTTTACATTGCCTGAGCGTTTTGACCTGGTCTATATTGGCGAGGATGGTCAGAGGCATCGGCCGGTGATGCTGCACAGGGTTGTTTTAGGAGCAATCGAGCGCTTTTTAGGCGTGCTTATTGAACATTACGCCGGTGCATTTCCTACCTGGTTGGCTCCTGTACAGGCCAGGATTCTGACCATTACCGATGCTCATAAGCCATATGCAGAAAAATGTTATAAGGATTTGCGCAAGGCCGGGATAAGAGTGGAGTTGGATACGCGCAATGAAAAGTTAGGATATAAGGTGCGTGAAGCTCAGATGGAAAAGATCCCTTACATGCTTATTGTGGGCGAGAAAGAAATAGAGCAATCTAGTGTCAATGTTCGCTTGCGCGGAGGGAAAAATTTGGGCATGAAGACAATTCAAGAAGTGGTTGAACTAATTATAGAAGATATGGATGAACCGTTTAAAAAGGGAGGAATGAGCTATAGATACCTCTATTAA
- the infC gene encoding translation initiation factor IF-3 has translation MDTSIKARRNRQIRAKEVRVINVDGQQLGIMDIAQALQHAQAMGLDLVEVAPNANPPVCRIMDYGKFQYQQQKKQQEAKKKQTKIQLKEIKVRPKTDENDLQTKVRHIRRFIEKGDRCKVTVFFRGRELAHKDRGLEILKKIVEMLSDIAKVEQQPKFEGRTMNLILSPIAGKKKVN, from the coding sequence ATAGATACCTCTATTAAGGCTCGACGGAATAGGCAGATCAGGGCCAAAGAAGTTAGGGTGATTAATGTTGATGGGCAGCAGCTTGGTATCATGGATATTGCCCAGGCTTTGCAACATGCTCAGGCAATGGGGCTTGACTTGGTTGAGGTTGCGCCTAATGCTAATCCGCCGGTATGCCGGATAATGGACTATGGTAAATTCCAGTATCAACAGCAAAAAAAGCAACAGGAAGCCAAGAAGAAACAGACCAAGATCCAACTCAAGGAAATAAAAGTTCGCCCCAAGACAGATGAAAACGATTTGCAGACAAAGGTTCGGCATATTCGCAGGTTTATCGAAAAGGGTGACAGGTGCAAGGTTACTGTTTTTTTTCGCGGCAGGGAATTGGCCCATAAGGATCGCGGCTTAGAAATTTTAAAGAAGATAGTTGAAATGCTCTCCGACATTGCTAAGGTTGAGCAGCAGCCGAAGTTTGAAGGTAGGACCATGAACTTGATCCTGTCTCCGATTGCCGGAAAGAAAAAGGTTAACTGA
- the rpmI gene encoding 50S ribosomal protein L35 has product MPKIKTNRSAAKRFSLTGSGKVRRRRQNLRHILTKKNAKRKRRLGQPALVDSANIKQVKKLMPNSF; this is encoded by the coding sequence ATGCCTAAGATCAAGACAAACAGAAGTGCGGCCAAGCGCTTTTCTCTGACTGGTTCCGGAAAGGTTAGAAGAAGAAGACAAAATTTAAGGCATATTTTGACTAAGAAGAATGCCAAGAGAAAAAGAAGATTGGGACAGCCTGCACTTGTAGACAGTGCCAACATTAAGCAGGTTAAAAAGTTGATGCCTAATTCATTTTAG
- the rplT gene encoding 50S ribosomal protein L20, which yields MRIKRGKTAHRRHKKYLKMAKGYRGARSKLYRTARETVERALCYAYRDRKQKKRDFRKLWIVRINAAAREYGLSYSRFMHGLNEAGVAVNRKVLADMAVNEKAAFAKLAEMVKARAN from the coding sequence ATGCGTATAAAAAGAGGAAAAACTGCCCACCGGAGGCATAAAAAATATTTGAAGATGGCCAAGGGCTATCGCGGTGCAAGGAGTAAATTGTATCGTACCGCACGGGAAACAGTGGAAAGAGCCCTTTGTTATGCTTACAGAGACAGGAAGCAGAAAAAAAGGGATTTTCGCAAGTTATGGATTGTGCGTATTAATGCCGCGGCTAGAGAGTATGGTCTCTCATATAGCCGGTTCATGCACGGTTTAAACGAGGCTGGGGTGGCTGTTAACAGAAAGGTCCTTGCGGACATGGCTGTCAATGAAAAGGCTGCTTTTGCCAAACTTGCGGAAATGGTAAAAGCTAGGGCAAATTGA
- the pheS gene encoding phenylalanine--tRNA ligase subunit alpha, giving the protein MISVQDIIQDLEGLIQELEQSLGQASSFQELEKIRVEYLGRKGRLAQVMSRLPELSKEDRPQAGKKANEIKNKLHELFEEKKESLEEQKNRLDLATFDPTIPGRNPDVGSLHPITRVIEDICSVFIQLGFDVVSGPEVENDFYNFEALNIPPEHPARDMQDTLYITDKILLRTHTSPLQIRTMLKRKPPVAAVAPGKVYRRDSDLTHTPMFHQIEGFLVDTQVSMADLRGTLTAFLHRIFGPKTRVRFRPSFFPFTEPSAEVDISCVMCGGEGKIDGQTCRVCKETGWVEILGCGMIDPAVFAMVDYDPEKYSGFAFGLGVERIAMLKYGIGDLRMFFENDIRFLQQFV; this is encoded by the coding sequence ATGATATCAGTTCAAGATATAATTCAGGATTTAGAAGGCCTGATCCAGGAGCTAGAGCAAAGCCTGGGTCAGGCTTCTTCTTTCCAGGAGTTGGAAAAGATCAGGGTTGAGTACCTGGGGCGAAAAGGCCGACTTGCTCAGGTAATGTCCCGCTTGCCTGAACTGTCCAAAGAAGATCGCCCCCAGGCCGGAAAAAAGGCCAATGAAATAAAGAACAAGCTGCACGAACTTTTCGAAGAGAAAAAAGAGTCCCTTGAAGAGCAAAAGAACCGCCTGGATTTGGCCACGTTTGATCCCACCATTCCGGGCCGAAATCCGGATGTAGGTTCCCTTCATCCAATAACCAGGGTAATAGAAGATATCTGCTCGGTCTTTATACAGCTTGGTTTTGATGTGGTCTCTGGACCGGAAGTAGAGAACGATTTTTACAATTTCGAAGCCCTGAACATTCCCCCTGAACATCCTGCCCGGGATATGCAGGACACCCTGTATATCACAGATAAAATTTTGTTACGTACCCATACATCTCCTTTGCAGATCCGCACCATGCTTAAACGCAAGCCACCGGTTGCAGCCGTGGCCCCGGGCAAGGTATATCGTCGCGACTCTGACTTAACACACACACCAATGTTCCATCAGATAGAAGGTTTTTTGGTTGATACTCAGGTGAGTATGGCCGATCTCAGAGGGACATTAACCGCGTTCCTGCACCGGATTTTTGGGCCCAAGACCAGGGTACGTTTCCGCCCAAGCTTTTTCCCTTTTACCGAGCCCAGCGCAGAAGTAGATATCAGTTGTGTAATGTGTGGTGGTGAGGGGAAAATAGATGGCCAGACCTGTCGAGTTTGTAAAGAAACAGGCTGGGTGGAGATCTTGGGCTGCGGAATGATTGATCCGGCAGTATTTGCTATGGTGGATTACGATCCTGAAAAGTACAGTGGTTTCGCCTTTGGACTTGGTGTGGAACGGATAGCCATGCTCAAATACGGTATTGGCGATCTGCGCATGTTTTTTGAAAATGATATTCGTTTCTTGCAGCAATTTGTTTAA
- the pheT gene encoding phenylalanine--tRNA ligase subunit beta gives MLLSLNWLREFTPYEGSIEELAERLTMLGLEVEEIIEPFAHLAGVVVGHVLECVPHPNSDHLSLCRVDVGEQVLPIVCGAPNVAKGQKVPVALVGTTMPAGFKIKKAKIRGEVSEGMICSETELELGTDASGIMVLDDGLKPGTPLVQALGLDECVLDIGVTPNRADCLSVLGLAREVATAFDLPLNLPKFELEENADLDCTREVEIIIDDPDLCPLYQARILTGCQVKPSPAWMRYRLMAVGIRPINNIVDVTNYVLMELGQPQHAFDRELLAGQTIRVARAKQGMEIVTLDDQVRKLEDSDLLIWDSEKPVGLAGIMGGANSEINEKSSEVLLECAIFNPPTIRKTARRLGISSEASFRFERGVDQVGSPFALDRATYLMATLSGGKVAKGVAKAEPRPFVSCQIDFRPKRASEYLALDIDEAFCAKTLSKLGCVVEENGSKWKVIPPSYRLDLEREVDLIEEVGRVYGLDKIPAHLPRVSKSLDEEHIDRDYAFTSKVKKWALGLGLQEAINYSFVGTQDLDLLGIAEEGRVLICNPLTEEQNVMRPDLLPGLLQTLKVNIGQGHKRLRLFEVAHTFIQDQESDTETRENNRLGILLYGQRHAPHWPFKEEEVDYTDIKGLADHFLLAFRTPTAQFKLVEDHPYLSPCVTCEVDSVAIGFLGRLKPELAKAYKAKSAVWYADFDLDLMQQIYHGQVIKFKNIPKFPVVRRDMTIVAPLELQYGRILEVIKQLKLSILEDVTLIDIYQPEGAKEKNVTLRFTYRHPEKTLKDKEVNKVQQKVAQFVLDNLDVRFP, from the coding sequence ATGCTTTTAAGTTTAAATTGGTTGCGCGAATTTACCCCTTATGAAGGCTCTATAGAAGAACTGGCCGAGAGACTGACCATGCTCGGTCTTGAGGTCGAAGAGATAATCGAGCCTTTTGCACACCTGGCCGGGGTCGTAGTCGGTCATGTGCTGGAATGTGTACCACACCCTAATTCAGATCATTTGTCTTTGTGTCGGGTAGATGTAGGGGAACAGGTTTTACCGATTGTTTGTGGCGCGCCAAATGTAGCAAAGGGTCAGAAGGTCCCGGTGGCCCTGGTAGGGACAACCATGCCTGCCGGGTTTAAGATTAAAAAGGCCAAGATTCGAGGAGAGGTTTCGGAAGGGATGATCTGTTCGGAAACCGAACTTGAGCTTGGCACTGATGCATCCGGTATCATGGTTCTTGATGACGGGCTAAAGCCGGGCACGCCTCTGGTTCAGGCCCTGGGGCTTGATGAATGTGTTTTAGACATTGGCGTTACTCCCAACCGAGCAGATTGTTTAAGCGTTCTGGGATTGGCCAGGGAGGTAGCCACTGCCTTTGATTTGCCATTAAACCTTCCCAAGTTCGAGCTTGAGGAAAATGCCGATCTGGATTGCACCAGGGAAGTCGAGATAATTATAGATGACCCCGATCTTTGCCCACTTTATCAGGCCAGGATTCTGACTGGCTGTCAGGTAAAGCCGAGCCCCGCCTGGATGCGTTACAGGCTGATGGCTGTGGGCATAAGACCAATCAATAATATTGTTGACGTGACCAATTACGTGCTCATGGAGTTGGGTCAGCCTCAGCACGCTTTTGATAGAGAGCTTCTAGCCGGGCAAACTATTCGAGTGGCAAGAGCAAAACAAGGCATGGAAATTGTGACCTTGGATGATCAGGTTCGCAAACTGGAAGACTCTGATCTGCTCATCTGGGATTCAGAAAAGCCGGTGGGTTTGGCAGGAATTATGGGCGGAGCCAATAGTGAAATCAATGAGAAAAGCTCTGAAGTCCTGCTTGAGTGTGCGATTTTTAACCCCCCGACAATCAGAAAGACTGCACGCCGCTTAGGTATAAGTTCCGAGGCTTCTTTCCGTTTTGAACGGGGAGTTGACCAGGTAGGTTCACCCTTTGCCCTGGACAGGGCAACTTATTTAATGGCTACTCTCTCCGGGGGCAAAGTTGCAAAAGGTGTAGCCAAAGCCGAGCCCAGGCCGTTTGTTAGCTGCCAGATAGATTTTAGACCAAAGCGGGCTAGTGAATATTTAGCCCTAGATATAGATGAAGCCTTTTGTGCCAAAACCCTGTCCAAACTCGGCTGTGTGGTCGAGGAAAACGGGTCTAAATGGAAGGTTATTCCTCCCAGCTACCGTCTGGATCTAGAAAGGGAAGTGGATCTTATTGAAGAAGTGGGTCGGGTTTATGGTCTAGACAAGATCCCTGCCCACCTGCCCAGGGTTAGCAAGTCCTTGGATGAAGAACATATCGACCGTGATTATGCCTTCACTTCAAAGGTCAAGAAGTGGGCCTTGGGGCTGGGTCTGCAGGAGGCCATAAACTATAGCTTTGTAGGTACACAGGACCTGGATCTTTTGGGTATTGCCGAGGAAGGCCGCGTTTTAATCTGCAACCCCCTGACTGAAGAGCAAAATGTCATGCGACCGGATCTTTTGCCGGGGCTTTTACAAACATTAAAAGTAAACATTGGTCAGGGTCACAAGCGTCTGAGACTTTTTGAGGTAGCCCATACCTTTATCCAGGACCAGGAAAGCGATACCGAGACAAGAGAAAATAACCGCTTGGGCATTCTTCTTTATGGGCAAAGACATGCACCTCATTGGCCGTTTAAAGAGGAAGAAGTCGATTATACCGATATAAAGGGGTTGGCAGACCACTTTTTGCTTGCCTTTAGAACACCAACAGCCCAGTTTAAGCTTGTAGAGGATCATCCTTACTTAAGCCCTTGCGTGACTTGTGAAGTTGATTCCGTTGCAATAGGCTTTCTGGGCAGGCTGAAGCCGGAGCTTGCTAAGGCATACAAGGCCAAAAGTGCTGTCTGGTATGCTGATTTTGATTTGGATTTAATGCAGCAAATTTATCATGGCCAGGTGATTAAGTTTAAGAACATTCCCAAGTTTCCGGTAGTCCGCCGCGATATGACCATAGTTGCTCCCTTAGAGCTTCAGTACGGTCGCATTCTGGAAGTTATAAAACAACTGAAATTGTCGATTCTGGAGGATGTGACCCTAATTGATATTTATCAGCCTGAAGGAGCAAAAGAAAAGAATGTTACCTTACGTTTTACCTATCGCCATCCGGAAAAGACTTTAAAAGATAAAGAAGTGAACAAAGTACAGCAAAAAGTTGCACAATTTGTACTGGATAATTTGGATGTGCGTTTTCCTTAA
- a CDS encoding MerR family transcriptional regulator: MAGKKEKLYKIGQAAKMLGLESYVLRFWEKEFPQLKPLRTSKGQRLYTEEHIKLIKKIKTLLYEDRLTIEGAKMRLEEQERWSGLLLEIKKELEEIRHLLGQDARSG; this comes from the coding sequence ATGGCGGGCAAAAAGGAAAAGTTATATAAGATTGGTCAGGCAGCTAAGATGCTCGGCCTGGAAAGTTATGTCCTCAGGTTTTGGGAGAAGGAATTCCCCCAGCTTAAACCTTTGCGCACGTCAAAAGGTCAGAGGCTTTATACTGAAGAACACATTAAGTTAATAAAAAAAATCAAGACCCTCCTTTATGAAGACAGGCTGACAATTGAAGGGGCCAAGATGCGGTTGGAAGAACAGGAGCGCTGGTCAGGCCTTCTGTTGGAAATCAAAAAAGAATTGGAGGAGATAAGGCATCTACTTGGTCAGGACGCAAGAAGTGGCTAA
- a CDS encoding methyl-accepting chemotaxis protein gives MIKHLKISTQLILSFAIIVLLVCCQGLMGLYFMKEINRRTTDMYTQELVPLEGLDNVKSASYRIRGDVLTHIISVSMPEMEDLSNQIKEQKNRIYKQLAEYRKTRLSEKEKLLLNEFESNFNEYLLIIEDKVLPLSSKGEKERAKEIVLGKALEKFRIARKAINDLMDYGVNRAKIRNDNASNDYAKAKLIMSSTIAISIFFAIITAFFIIKSINNGFKKITTIFNKVADGDFDIHFDINNKTEIGKLLIHLQEMTTKLKNLIAKTQEMATKSKQLIADIQQQADHLVSASNEMNQVSNDIDRVSSDTQNKAEGIKNIAQLTGEEINSVAAAIEEMTTTIYDISQNTKSVRETANGAQQEAVNTKQTIENLIKAANKIGEVIVLIGNIAEQTNLLALNATIEAARAGDAGKGFAVVANEVKELAKQTGDAVVEITEMVKDLQKNSAFVGEAANRMYQVTEQVSELATNVATAVEEQSAATNEISVNAQKVSEKVQEFVVMSEDITDTGRETAQRASEVKEKANKVYQIAYELKEIMKKFLG, from the coding sequence ATGATAAAGCATTTAAAAATTAGCACTCAATTGATACTATCTTTTGCCATTATTGTTTTGTTGGTCTGTTGCCAAGGATTAATGGGATTATATTTTATGAAGGAAATAAACAGAAGAACTACTGATATGTATACCCAGGAGTTAGTTCCTTTAGAAGGTTTAGATAACGTTAAGTCAGCAAGTTATAGAATCAGGGGTGATGTTTTGACACATATTATAAGTGTGTCCATGCCAGAGATGGAAGATTTGTCAAATCAAATCAAAGAGCAGAAAAATCGAATTTATAAACAATTAGCAGAATATAGAAAGACTAGACTATCAGAAAAAGAAAAGTTGCTGCTCAATGAATTCGAAAGTAATTTTAACGAATATTTGTTGATTATAGAGGATAAAGTGCTCCCATTGAGCAGTAAAGGAGAAAAAGAAAGAGCTAAAGAGATAGTCTTAGGTAAGGCTTTAGAAAAATTTCGTATAGCCCGGAAGGCTATAAACGATTTAATGGATTATGGAGTCAATAGGGCTAAAATTAGAAATGACAATGCGTCTAACGACTATGCCAAAGCTAAGCTTATTATGTCTTCAACTATTGCTATATCAATATTTTTTGCAATTATAACTGCTTTTTTTATTATTAAATCTATTAATAATGGTTTTAAAAAGATAACTACTATATTTAATAAAGTAGCAGATGGTGATTTTGATATTCACTTTGACATAAATAATAAAACAGAAATCGGCAAACTATTAATTCATCTTCAGGAGATGACAACGAAATTGAAGAACCTGATAGCTAAAACTCAAGAAATGGCAACAAAATCCAAACAGCTAATTGCTGATATTCAACAACAAGCTGATCATTTAGTTTCTGCCAGTAACGAAATGAATCAGGTTTCTAATGATATAGACAGGGTATCTTCCGACACTCAAAATAAAGCCGAGGGAATAAAAAATATTGCCCAGTTAACTGGCGAAGAAATTAATAGCGTTGCAGCCGCAATAGAAGAAATGACCACTACAATTTATGATATATCACAAAATACCAAGTCAGTAAGAGAAACTGCGAATGGAGCTCAACAGGAAGCTGTAAATACCAAACAAACTATCGAGAATTTAATTAAAGCAGCCAATAAAATCGGTGAAGTTATCGTTTTAATAGGAAACATTGCAGAGCAGACTAATCTTTTAGCACTCAATGCAACCATTGAAGCAGCAAGAGCAGGCGATGCCGGAAAGGGTTTTGCCGTGGTAGCTAATGAAGTGAAAGAGCTTGCTAAACAGACAGGAGATGCTGTTGTTGAAATAACAGAGATGGTTAAGGACTTACAAAAAAACAGTGCTTTCGTTGGTGAAGCAGCCAATCGGATGTATCAAGTTACTGAACAAGTCAGTGAGCTGGCCACCAATGTAGCTACTGCTGTTGAAGAACAATCAGCCGCAACTAATGAAATCAGCGTAAATGCTCAAAAAGTGTCAGAAAAGGTTCAAGAATTTGTTGTTATGAGTGAAGATATAACAGATACTGGACGAGAAACAGCTCAAAGAGCCAGTGAAGTCAAAGAAAAAGCAAATAAAGTTTACCAGATTGCGTATGAACTTAAAGAGATCATGAAAAAATTTTTAGGCTAG
- a CDS encoding prenyltransferase/squalene oxidase repeat-containing protein has translation MHDYSTKSIFTENFLSLELLNDILNYLPWLFLHIGGKRVAVDAKPDQFITSLNEKATKLNFNQSNFKRLLTTHVKALKAGRKPTKNLAHFVRCHHEKVKDSIHGIPNTLDKARSALLALIEVEAFIDRDQVCDAIVLLSDEVSSLFIAKVVRAWKEQAKRHREEHESSPLLEIFEGDIFWVSHNLMDSLDGVSRYRFREHFGVGEFEAAFASVESMLATSLLEGLSGVEAKAIAIWGDQRLTSTAYNLWLVSRSRNLPNRIRDFVNVALQRIAGWQFPEGWWTDFQLSEPAGKDPTGLDTYRHLPSPYTTALCSLNLLKLAISEPMKRQGVIGAKWLLEQQNPDGSWSRKDMSEKGIAVRPDLFLTLLSLEAIGRSGIENVDHSIQLGVKWIMRQQNELGMWDDDDFPFPFMTVLVLEFLQKKEYFSRDLDTYLSMCREFLNRSTQLSLEENSNSHKLAIITAFQGIEAFLYSVLSHPNVDIKIFEKANETIGMRKALSQFQTYLQNKGKLKRSRVIKYRNSLDQLAYLRDQVVHKGIDITESMCRPLITDAFRFVTEFSLEVFGFDIWD, from the coding sequence ATGCATGACTATTCAACGAAATCAATCTTCACAGAAAATTTTCTTTCCTTGGAATTGCTAAATGACATATTGAATTATTTGCCCTGGCTGTTTCTTCATATTGGGGGTAAAAGAGTAGCGGTTGATGCTAAGCCCGACCAGTTTATTACTTCATTAAACGAGAAGGCCACAAAGCTTAATTTCAACCAATCTAATTTTAAAAGGCTACTAACTACGCACGTCAAAGCTTTGAAGGCCGGTAGGAAACCTACAAAGAACTTAGCGCATTTTGTTCGTTGTCATCATGAAAAAGTTAAGGATAGCATTCACGGTATACCGAACACATTAGATAAAGCACGTAGTGCGTTACTGGCTTTAATTGAAGTTGAAGCCTTTATTGACAGAGATCAGGTATGCGATGCAATTGTTTTACTTAGTGATGAAGTTTCATCTCTGTTTATCGCAAAGGTGGTTCGTGCTTGGAAAGAACAGGCGAAAAGGCATAGGGAAGAACATGAAAGCTCTCCTTTACTTGAGATTTTTGAAGGTGACATATTTTGGGTAAGTCATAATTTGATGGATAGTCTTGATGGCGTCTCAAGGTATAGATTCCGGGAACATTTTGGCGTTGGTGAGTTTGAAGCAGCATTTGCAAGTGTAGAGTCTATGTTGGCCACATCCCTCCTAGAGGGATTATCTGGGGTGGAAGCCAAGGCAATAGCAATTTGGGGGGATCAGAGATTGACATCAACTGCCTATAACCTCTGGCTTGTGAGTAGAAGTCGAAATCTCCCAAACCGGATTAGGGATTTTGTAAACGTTGCTTTACAGAGGATTGCTGGATGGCAGTTTCCTGAGGGCTGGTGGACTGATTTTCAGTTATCTGAGCCCGCTGGTAAGGATCCGACTGGTTTGGATACTTATCGGCATTTGCCTAGTCCTTACACAACAGCACTTTGTTCCTTGAACCTTCTCAAACTAGCGATTTCAGAACCTATGAAACGACAAGGAGTCATAGGTGCAAAATGGTTACTCGAACAACAAAATCCAGATGGAAGCTGGTCAAGAAAAGATATGTCGGAGAAAGGGATTGCCGTGAGACCAGACCTCTTTCTTACCCTGTTGTCTCTTGAAGCCATAGGTCGTAGTGGAATTGAGAACGTCGACCATTCCATCCAACTAGGCGTTAAATGGATTATGCGCCAGCAGAATGAACTTGGAATGTGGGATGACGACGATTTCCCCTTTCCGTTTATGACTGTTCTAGTCTTAGAATTTTTGCAAAAAAAAGAATACTTCTCAAGAGATTTGGACACCTATTTGTCGATGTGTAGGGAGTTCTTAAACAGGAGCACGCAGCTGTCGCTAGAGGAGAATTCGAACTCTCATAAGCTAGCGATTATCACTGCTTTTCAGGGAATTGAAGCCTTCCTATATTCAGTGTTGAGTCATCCGAATGTAGATATCAAAATTTTCGAAAAAGCAAATGAAACTATTGGCATGAGGAAAGCATTGTCTCAGTTTCAAACTTACCTACAAAACAAAGGCAAGTTAAAACGTAGTAGGGTAATAAAATATCGTAATTCATTGGATCAACTTGCATACTTGCGAGATCAAGTGGTTCATAAGGGAATCGACATAACAGAATCAATGTGTCGCCCTCTCATTACAGATGCATTTAGGTTTGTGACTGAATTTTCTCTGGAGGTTTTTGGTTTCGATATATGGGACTAG